The proteins below are encoded in one region of Doryrhamphus excisus isolate RoL2022-K1 chromosome 4, RoL_Dexc_1.0, whole genome shotgun sequence:
- the dpp7 gene encoding dipeptidyl peptidase 2, whose product MTDKKLTLLTIILLNFVSTEHVQALPQSRFQTGIHGSQPRATFKEKYFLQSLDHFNFNAMGNGTFLQRYLITDEYWKTGYGPIFFYTGNEGDIWEFALNTGFLIELAAQQDALVVFAEHRYYGKSLPFGNNSFNLDKVGLLTVEQAIADYAVMISTLKHELAATDCPVIVFGGSYGGMLSVYMRMKYPNLVAGALAASAPILSVAGLGDPAQFFRDVTSDFESIVPECRDAVKGAFHHLKELGELQDYLKIQSAFTLCKRPSSDQDIQQLNGLLRNAFTLMAMLDYPYSTHFMGDMPANPVKVACDTMLRGADLLANLRDSAGIVYNSSGSLTCFDLNKLFVQCADPTGCGLGFNSLAWDYQACTEINLCYESNNMTDMFPAMTFTEKERVEYCSKRWGVIPRADWLKIQFWGNALSTASNIIFSNGDLDPWANGGVRTSLSSSLIAINIPGGAHHLDLRGSNDADPPSVIKARRTEADFITRWVQTERTMTTKQHLL is encoded by the exons ATGACTGACAAGAAGTTGactttattaacaataatattattaaacttTGTATCCACCGAACATGTACAAGCTTTGCCGCAAAGCCGATTTCAG ACAGGAATACATGGATCCCAGCCACGGGCCACTTTCAAAGAGAAGTATTTTCTACAGAGTCTTGACCACTTCAACTTCAACGCCATGGGGAATGGGACCTTCCTGCAGCGATACCTAATCACTG ATGAGTATTGGAAGACTGGATATGGGCCCATTTTTTTCTACACTGGAAATGAAGGGGATATCTGGGAGTTTGCCCTTAACACGGGATTTCTTATCGAATTGGCCGCTCAGCAGGATGCCCTGGTCGTATTTGCTGAACAT AGGTACTACGGCAAGTCTCTCCCTTTCGGCAACAACTCCTTCAACCTCGACAAGGTCGGCCTGTTGACAGTGGAACAGGCAATCGCCGATTATGCCGTCATGATCAGTACATTGAAACACGAGCTGGCAGCCACAGATTGCCCTGTCATCGTGTTTGGTGGGAG TTATGGCGGCATGCTGTCTGTCTATATGAGGATGAAGTATCCAAACCTGGTGGCAGGAGCTCTGGCTGCCAGTGCTCCCATTCTGTCAGTTGCTGGGCTGGGGGATCCTGCACAGTTCTTCCGAGATGTCACAAGT GATTTTGAGAGCATTGTTCCTGAATGCAGGGATGCTGTAAAAGGAGCTTTCCATCATCTTAAGGAATTAGGTGAATTACAAG ATTACTTGAAAATTCAGTCGGCATTCACCCTGTGTAAGCGTCCATCATCTGATCAGGACATCCAGCAGCTAAATGGGCTGCTTAGGAACGCATTCACGCTGATGGCCATGTTGGATTATCCTTACAGCACTCACTTCATGGGCGACATGCCTGCCAACCCTGTCAAG GTTGCTTGTGACACCATGCTTCGTGGAGCTGACCTTTTGGCCAACTTGAGAGATAGTGCAG GGATCGTGTATAACTCCAGCGGCTCGCTGACTTGTTTCGATTTGAACAAGTTGTTTGTTCAGTGTGCTGATCCCACTGGCTGTGGACTTGGCTTTAACAGCCTGGCCTGGGACTACCAG GCGTGCACGGAAATAAATCTCTGTTATGAGAGCAACAACATGACCGACATGTTTCCTGCGATGACCTTTACAGAGAAAGAACGCGTGGAATACTGCTCCAAACGCTGGGGTGTGATCCCGCGAGCCGACTGGCTAAAAATTCAGTTTTGGGGGAATG CTCTTTCCACAGCCAGCAACATCATTTTCTCCAATGGAGATCTGGACCCATGGGCAAACGGAGgg GTGCGTACGTCGTTGAGTTCATCGCTGATAGCTATCAACATTCCTGGGGGAGCCCATCATTTAGATTTAAG AGGGTCCAATGATGCTGATCCGCCGTCGGTAATCAAAGCCAGGAGGACTGAGGCAGACTTCATCACACGGTGGGTGCAGACCGAGAGGACAATGACAACCAAACAACATTTGTTGTGA